The window GAACAATATAAGAATGGTGAAGATCTCTTTGACATCCCCTTAGATGAAGTTGTACAACAAAAATATCAGTTATATAAACAAGCGTGTCAGGCACTTGGTGGTATCTCTTCAGCGAAACAAACCATCCGCATAGATGATGCTGAATAAGATCCAAACTCAGTGTTAGACCTCATTTGAGACATGGCATGATCGAAAAAAAACTTAATTTAAAACATTATGTTGCCCTTGCAATAGTGCTGCTTTTTATCATCATTGCAAGCATCAATCCATTAGAGTTTGAGTCTTATTTATTACACCAAGCAGGTACCATCATCATGCTGGTCGTTCTCATTGTTACAATGAGAAAAATCGGCATCAGCTTTTTTAGCTTTTGTTTATATTTAGTTTTTCTATTTATTCACATTATTGGAGCACATTATTTATATTCTTATGTTCCATATAATCAATGGATCCTAGACCTCTTTGCTTTTGATTTAAATCAAAGTATGGGGTGGTCACGTAACATGT is drawn from Acinetobacter suaedae and contains these coding sequences:
- a CDS encoding DUF2238 domain-containing protein — protein: MIEKKLNLKHYVALAIVLLFIIIASINPLEFESYLLHQAGTIIMLVVLIVTMRKIGISFFSFCLYLVFLFIHIIGAHYLYSYVPYNQWILDLFAFDLNQSMGWSRNMYDRLVHFAYGVLLYPFFYRCFQVWIPSAKPFVLFLLVLQFVMASSMVYELLEWGLSIGLSPEDAENYNGQQGDMWDAHKDMFLATIGALLIGICYLYQTKTAYPPSA